In Capricornis sumatraensis isolate serow.1 chromosome 16, serow.2, whole genome shotgun sequence, a genomic segment contains:
- the C16H11orf91 gene encoding uncharacterized protein C11orf91 homolog — protein MPKGRRGCQSPTMSQRPAPSLYFPSLYDRGISSSPLSDFNIWKKLFVPLKAGGAPAGGAPAAGGRSLPQAPSASAPPPPPGLGPPSERPCPPPWPSGLASIPYEPLRFFYSPPPRPEAAASPLAPGPTTSRLASASHPEELCELEIRIKELELLTITGDGFDSQRYKFLKALKDEKLQGLKTRQPGKKSAPLS, from the exons ATGCCGAAGGGGCGGCGCGGCTGCCAGAGCCCCACGATGAGCCAGCGACCGGCTCCGTCCCTCTACTTCCCGTCTCTCTACGACCGCGGCATCTCCTCGTCCCCGCTCAGCGACTTCAACATCTGGAAAAAGCTCTTCGTGCCCCTGAAGGCTGGAGGGGCGCCGGCGGGAGGGGCACCGGCGGCGGGGGGCCGGTCACTGCCCCAGGCACCCTCGGCCTCAGCACCCCCGCCGCCACCCGGCCTGGGTCCCCCTAGTGAGCGCCCTTGTCCCCCTCCCTGGCCCTCCGGCCTGGCTTCCATCCCCTACGAGCCTCTGCGCTTCTTCTACTCTCCACCGCCGAGGCCTGAGGCAGCGGCCTCCCCGCTGGCTCCTGGCCCCACGACCTCCCGGCTAGCCTCTGCCTCCCACCCCGAGGAGTTGTGCGAGCTGGAGATCCGGATTAAGGAGCTGGAGCTGCTCACCATAACTGGGGACGGCTTCGACTCCCAGCGCT ATAAATTCTTGAAGGCGCTGAAAGATGAAAAGTTACAAGGCCTGAAGACCAGGCAGCCTGGAAAGAAGTCTGCCCCTCTCTCCTGA